The Noviherbaspirillum saxi genome includes a window with the following:
- a CDS encoding branched-chain amino acid ABC transporter substrate-binding protein has protein sequence MKRLHHLILLGAAILFLGACSRQVSVKIGVVAPMSGPLAQYGKDIANGAQVAVDELNSDYFSIRGKRARFELVVEDDKASPDEGKLAAQKLIDSGVVAVFGHFNSGVSIAAAPLYAGAGIPQLSASTNPKYTRMGLKTAFRITADDIQQGATLARLIGEKLKAKSLYIVDDRTTFGLGIADEVERMVKSATLKASRDNVDPKSADYAALVKKITDAQADTVFFGGDEAAGVPLLKALRAAGSTARFVGADAMCDASTLKAAGGTANSNYYCTIAGVPPSWLSSGIAFTDIYKSKYGAPGAYSTLSYDGIHILAQAMQQAGSIDPKEYLPTLAKGSFSGKIQGSIEFDEKGDIKDGTVVIYQSIGGQLVEQRNLL, from the coding sequence ATGAAACGATTGCATCACCTGATATTGCTTGGCGCCGCCATCTTGTTCCTTGGTGCCTGCAGCCGGCAGGTGTCGGTCAAGATTGGCGTCGTCGCGCCCATGTCCGGCCCGCTTGCCCAGTACGGCAAGGATATTGCCAACGGCGCGCAAGTCGCGGTCGATGAACTCAATTCCGATTATTTCTCCATTCGCGGCAAGCGGGCTCGCTTTGAACTGGTGGTCGAGGACGACAAGGCGTCGCCCGACGAAGGCAAGCTTGCCGCGCAAAAGCTGATCGACAGCGGCGTGGTCGCCGTGTTCGGGCACTTCAACTCCGGCGTGTCGATCGCCGCCGCGCCGCTCTATGCCGGCGCGGGAATTCCGCAGCTTTCGGCCTCGACCAATCCGAAATACACGCGCATGGGACTCAAAACCGCGTTTCGCATCACGGCCGACGATATCCAGCAAGGCGCGACCCTCGCCCGCCTGATCGGCGAAAAGCTGAAGGCGAAATCGCTGTACATCGTCGACGACCGCACCACCTTCGGACTCGGCATCGCCGACGAAGTCGAGCGCATGGTCAAGAGCGCGACGCTCAAGGCGTCGCGCGACAATGTCGATCCGAAGAGCGCAGATTATGCAGCCCTGGTAAAGAAAATCACCGATGCGCAGGCCGACACGGTGTTTTTCGGCGGTGACGAAGCAGCCGGCGTACCGCTGCTGAAAGCGCTGCGCGCAGCCGGATCGACCGCCCGGTTCGTGGGCGCTGACGCGATGTGCGATGCGTCGACCCTCAAGGCAGCCGGCGGCACGGCGAACAGCAACTACTACTGCACGATCGCGGGTGTGCCGCCGTCATGGCTGTCCTCCGGCATTGCGTTCACGGATATCTATAAGAGCAAGTATGGCGCGCCTGGGGCTTATTCGACGCTGTCCTACGACGGCATCCATATCCTGGCGCAGGCGATGCAGCAGGCCGGCTCGATTGATCCGAAGGAATACCTGCCTACGCTGGCCAAGGGTTCGTTCTCAGGAAAGATCCAGGGCTCGATCGAGTTCGATGAGAAAGGCGATATCAAGGATGGCACCGTGGTGATTTACCAATCCATCGGCGGTCAGCTGGTGGAACAGCGCAATCTGCTCTAA
- a CDS encoding SPOR domain-containing protein, producing MLKFIFWSLVLANGALLAYQQGYFESFVFSGHEPARIKNQLNPDKLKLIPAPDAKPAAAAPAAVISTVATADAAARKAAAVACLEIGNFNVDEARNFTGQLAALTLGERISQRPVQEVATHMVYIPPQADKEAAEKKAGELRRLGVNEFYIIQDNSALRWGISLGVFRMEEAARAHLASMSQKGVRSARIGQRTVTSSMVAFQLRDLDENAKAEVEKIKTGFVKQDIRRCEAA from the coding sequence ATGCTGAAATTTATTTTCTGGTCACTGGTGCTGGCCAACGGCGCGCTGTTGGCCTATCAACAGGGCTACTTCGAATCCTTTGTCTTCAGCGGGCATGAGCCTGCGCGCATCAAAAACCAGCTCAATCCCGACAAGCTCAAGCTGATTCCCGCGCCGGATGCAAAACCGGCCGCAGCCGCTCCCGCCGCAGTCATTTCCACTGTGGCGACCGCTGATGCCGCAGCGAGGAAAGCAGCGGCGGTGGCTTGCCTGGAAATCGGCAATTTCAATGTCGATGAGGCACGCAATTTCACGGGCCAGCTTGCCGCGCTGACCTTGGGGGAGCGCATCTCGCAGCGCCCGGTGCAGGAAGTTGCCACGCACATGGTGTACATACCGCCGCAAGCGGACAAGGAAGCGGCCGAGAAAAAGGCGGGCGAACTGCGCCGGCTTGGCGTCAACGAGTTCTACATCATCCAGGACAATTCGGCGCTGCGCTGGGGTATTTCTCTCGGCGTGTTTCGGATGGAAGAAGCGGCACGCGCGCATCTGGCCAGCATGAGCCAGAAGGGCGTGCGCAGCGCCCGCATCGGACAGCGGACGGTGACATCGTCCATGGTCGCGTTTCAGCTGCGCGACCTGGATGAAAACGCAAAGGCCGAGGTGGAGAAAATCAAGACCGGATTCGTCAAGCAGGATATTCGGCGGTGCGAGGCGGCGTAA
- a CDS encoding MlaD family protein, translating into MENKSHALVAGVFTLVLLAAAILLGLWFNRDRVEWVPYQIATKLSIPGLNPQADVRYRGLDVGKVDEIAFDPKVPGQILVQISVRPDTPITQSTFATLGYQGVTGIAYVQLDDDGSRPVRVPSSPQQVARIEMRPSLFDELQNRGLAILQQTEEVAKRINTMLDPASQKAILGAFDNVSKAATALETIPKNLQPTLDRLPAVTAQAQQTLATLNTLSKDAGNLTRSLNGLATGLQGPHGALERISGSIEQVGAVADKLEHETLPLANDARSSLRALNRTLDNLSERPQSVLFGSSIVAPGPGEDGFAPPSK; encoded by the coding sequence ATGGAAAACAAGTCGCATGCATTGGTCGCAGGCGTGTTCACGCTGGTATTGCTGGCGGCCGCGATCCTGCTCGGCCTCTGGTTCAACCGCGATCGGGTGGAATGGGTGCCGTACCAGATCGCGACAAAGCTATCGATCCCCGGCCTCAATCCGCAAGCGGATGTACGCTATCGCGGCCTCGATGTCGGCAAGGTCGACGAAATCGCCTTCGATCCCAAGGTGCCGGGACAAATCCTGGTGCAGATCAGCGTGCGGCCCGATACGCCGATCACGCAATCGACTTTTGCCACGCTCGGCTACCAGGGCGTGACCGGCATCGCCTATGTACAGCTCGATGATGATGGCAGCCGCCCGGTGCGCGTGCCAAGCAGTCCGCAACAGGTTGCCCGCATAGAAATGCGCCCCAGCCTGTTCGATGAATTACAGAACCGCGGCCTCGCGATCCTGCAGCAAACCGAAGAAGTGGCCAAGCGCATCAACACCATGCTTGACCCGGCCAGCCAGAAAGCGATCCTGGGCGCCTTCGACAATGTGAGCAAGGCAGCCACCGCGCTCGAAACGATTCCGAAGAATCTGCAACCGACGCTGGACCGCCTGCCGGCCGTCACGGCGCAAGCCCAGCAGACGCTGGCAACGCTCAACACCTTGTCGAAGGATGCGGGCAACCTGACGCGCAGCCTGAATGGACTGGCGACCGGCCTGCAGGGGCCGCACGGCGCGCTCGAACGCATTAGCGGCAGCATCGAGCAGGTCGGTGCGGTTGCCGACAAACTTGAGCACGAAACTCTGCCGCTTGCCAACGATGCGCGCTCGTCCTTGCGGGCGCTGAACCGCACGCTCGACAATCTGAGCGAGCGGCCGCAAAGCGTGCTGTTCGGCTCCTCGATCGTCGCGCCGGGACCGGGCGAAGACGGCTTCGCACCGCCATCGAAATAG
- a CDS encoding ABC transporter ATP-binding protein: MAVPVIQISNLRTQFDDFVVHQDLNLEIRAGEIVSLVGGSGSGKTTLLRQMLGLEKPARGTVRIFGEDINDCDTARRQQLRNRWGMLFQHGALFSALTAFDNVAQPMRELRALPEDLIRDAALLKLNMVGITPNDALKMPADLSGGMIKRVALARALALEPELLFLDEPTAGLDPDRSESFVSLISGLHRQMRLTVVMVTHDLDTLFALSTQIAVLADKRVIAMGPPEEVIALPHPFIHHFFLGERGQRALEVLREKE; encoded by the coding sequence ATGGCGGTACCGGTGATCCAGATCAGCAATCTGCGCACGCAGTTCGACGATTTCGTGGTCCATCAAGACCTGAACCTGGAAATTCGCGCTGGGGAAATCGTGTCGCTGGTCGGCGGCTCGGGTTCGGGCAAGACCACGCTGCTGCGGCAGATGCTGGGGCTCGAAAAGCCGGCACGCGGCACGGTGCGCATCTTTGGCGAAGACATCAACGACTGCGATACCGCGCGCCGTCAGCAGTTGCGCAACCGCTGGGGCATGCTGTTCCAGCATGGCGCCCTGTTTTCTGCGCTAACCGCATTCGACAATGTCGCGCAACCGATGCGCGAATTGCGCGCGCTGCCGGAAGACCTGATTCGCGACGCGGCGCTGCTCAAGCTGAACATGGTCGGCATCACGCCAAACGATGCATTGAAGATGCCGGCCGACCTGTCGGGCGGCATGATCAAGCGCGTGGCGCTGGCACGCGCACTGGCGCTGGAGCCGGAACTGCTGTTCCTCGACGAACCGACCGCGGGCCTCGATCCGGATCGGTCGGAAAGTTTCGTGTCGCTGATCAGCGGCCTGCACCGGCAGATGCGCTTGACGGTGGTGATGGTCACGCATGACCTCGATACGCTGTTTGCGCTGTCGACGCAGATCGCGGTCCTGGCCGACAAGCGCGTGATCGCGATGGGTCCGCCCGAGGAAGTCATCGCGCTGCCGCATCCGTTCATCCACCATTTTTTCCTCGGCGAACGCGGTCAGCGCGCGCTCGAGGTATTACGCGAGAAGGAATAG
- a CDS encoding zf-HC2 domain-containing protein, whose protein sequence is MSIKPNCREVHQLASEAMDRELSLVERARMHMHLLVCAACRNFSGQMQLLRRAMRDLVPSDNDNERPPR, encoded by the coding sequence ATGTCAATCAAACCCAACTGCAGGGAAGTCCACCAACTGGCTTCTGAAGCCATGGACCGGGAGTTGTCTCTGGTCGAACGCGCACGGATGCACATGCATCTGCTGGTGTGCGCCGCCTGCCGCAACTTCAGCGGGCAGATGCAATTGCTCAGGCGCGCGATGCGCGACCTGGTACCGTCCGACAATGACAATGAAAGGCCGCCGCGATGA
- a CDS encoding type III pantothenate kinase, giving the protein MLLLIDAGNTRVKWALVPSGARGGAALGRWTASGMVDHAQVRQLGDAWRGQHIVRVLISNVAGQGMRDTLEQVLLGALGMQPVPLEWFASAPSLAGITNRYRTPTQLGCDRFASVIGAHAFFPGKALIVATCGTATTVDAVSADGVFLGGMILPGLGLMASSLARNTAQLPQVAETMRVSEPFADHTDAAIISGCLAAQAGAIERAVAAHARSHGEVQCVLSGGAAALIAPHLSCSPAPVDNLVLIGLHHAVMNTTC; this is encoded by the coding sequence ATGCTGCTGCTGATCGATGCGGGAAATACCCGGGTGAAATGGGCGCTGGTGCCGAGCGGCGCACGCGGCGGCGCTGCGCTCGGACGCTGGACCGCTTCCGGCATGGTGGACCATGCACAGGTGCGGCAGCTGGGCGATGCCTGGCGCGGCCAGCATATCGTACGCGTACTGATCTCCAACGTCGCCGGTCAAGGCATGCGCGATACGCTTGAACAGGTCTTGCTCGGCGCGCTGGGCATGCAGCCGGTGCCGCTGGAATGGTTTGCGTCTGCGCCGTCGCTGGCCGGCATCACCAACCGGTATCGGACGCCGACCCAACTCGGATGCGACCGCTTTGCGTCGGTGATCGGGGCGCATGCATTTTTTCCCGGCAAGGCGCTGATCGTCGCCACCTGCGGCACTGCCACCACGGTCGATGCGGTAAGCGCGGATGGCGTTTTCCTGGGTGGCATGATTCTGCCCGGACTCGGCCTGATGGCAAGTTCACTGGCGCGCAATACCGCGCAATTGCCGCAAGTCGCCGAAACCATGCGCGTATCCGAACCCTTTGCCGATCATACCGATGCCGCCATCATCAGCGGCTGCCTTGCGGCGCAGGCAGGGGCGATCGAGCGGGCAGTGGCCGCGCATGCACGCAGCCATGGCGAGGTGCAATGCGTACTGTCCGGCGGCGCCGCGGCATTGATCGCCCCCCATCTTTCCTGTTCGCCGGCACCCGTCGACAATCTCGTGCTGATCGGTTTGCATCACGCAGTGATGAATACAACATGCTGA
- a CDS encoding biotin--[acetyl-CoA-carboxylase] ligase produces MTASLTSDQITALCRPAAQPVLVRIVDETGSTNADLLAALPALTGPTLLLARHQTAGRGRAGRDWHSAQGKSLTFSLAWKFGLPVQSLLGLPLAVGVALAQSLAMFGIEAKLKWPNDVLHNGRKLAGILIESASAGSTPHDASWAVIGIGINMAMDDNMATQIGRPVASIPWMTDLDQNMLMATLLSGLAEALVQFEFEGLGAFTQRWNDLHAYAGQVVTIIDRGQTLHEGIGAGVDGIGRFLIDTPAGRVAVMAGDVSLRAKEA; encoded by the coding sequence ATGACAGCTTCTCTCACTTCCGACCAGATCACCGCCCTGTGCCGGCCTGCGGCCCAACCGGTTCTAGTGCGCATCGTTGATGAAACCGGGTCCACCAACGCGGATCTGCTTGCCGCCCTCCCGGCGCTGACTGGTCCGACATTATTGCTCGCCAGACACCAGACCGCAGGACGGGGGCGCGCCGGCCGCGACTGGCATTCTGCTCAGGGCAAATCGCTGACCTTCTCGCTCGCCTGGAAATTCGGCTTGCCGGTGCAATCGCTGCTCGGGCTGCCGCTCGCGGTCGGTGTTGCGCTTGCGCAAAGCCTTGCCATGTTCGGCATCGAAGCCAAACTGAAATGGCCAAACGATGTCTTGCATAATGGCCGCAAGCTGGCCGGCATTTTGATCGAATCGGCAAGCGCAGGCAGCACGCCGCATGACGCGAGCTGGGCCGTGATCGGCATCGGCATCAACATGGCGATGGATGACAACATGGCAACGCAGATCGGGCGCCCCGTCGCCAGCATTCCCTGGATGACCGACCTCGATCAGAACATGTTGATGGCGACCCTGCTCAGCGGATTGGCGGAAGCGCTGGTCCAGTTCGAATTTGAAGGCCTGGGCGCCTTTACGCAGCGCTGGAACGACTTGCATGCCTATGCGGGGCAGGTTGTGACGATCATCGATCGCGGCCAGACGCTGCATGAAGGCATCGGTGCGGGGGTCGATGGCATCGGGCGCTTCTTGATCGATACGCCCGCTGGACGGGTTGCGGTGATGGCGGGCGATGTTTCACTGCGAGCGAAAGAGGCATGA
- a CDS encoding sigma-70 family RNA polymerase sigma factor: MTLELHRDIEHLRPALVRFAMLQLRNEAAAEDVVQETLVAVLEKPDRFAGQSSLRTYVTGILKHKIIDLMRASKREVQFNTADGESEADVIDALFRPDGHVVEMPRAWGSPEATLEQKDFFRVMEICLERLPAKTARIFMMREWLELDTAEICKELGITTSNAWVMLYRARVQLRECLDLNWFGNRP, encoded by the coding sequence ATGACACTGGAACTCCATCGCGATATTGAACACCTGCGCCCCGCGCTGGTGCGCTTTGCCATGCTACAGCTGCGTAATGAAGCGGCGGCCGAGGATGTGGTGCAGGAAACGCTGGTCGCGGTGCTGGAAAAGCCGGACCGGTTTGCCGGACAGTCATCGCTGCGGACGTATGTCACCGGCATTCTGAAGCACAAGATCATCGACCTGATGCGCGCCTCGAAACGCGAAGTGCAGTTCAACACTGCCGATGGCGAATCCGAAGCGGATGTCATCGATGCGCTGTTCCGTCCCGACGGCCATGTGGTCGAAATGCCGCGTGCCTGGGGTAGCCCGGAAGCGACGCTGGAACAGAAAGACTTTTTCCGGGTAATGGAAATCTGCCTGGAAAGGCTTCCCGCCAAGACTGCCCGGATTTTCATGATGCGTGAATGGCTGGAACTGGATACCGCAGAAATCTGTAAGGAACTCGGCATCACGACGTCTAATGCATGGGTCATGCTGTACCGTGCGCGCGTGCAATTGCGCGAATGCCTGGATTTGAACTGGTTCGGCAACCGGCCCTAA
- the argB gene encoding acetylglutamate kinase: protein MTDITNPAADLSAVAPQIKAQILAEALPYIRKFHGKTIVVKYGGNAMTEERLKHGFARDVILLKLVGMNPVVVHGGGPQIDNALKKIGKQGTFVQGMRITDEETMEVVEWVLGGEVQQDIVMLINHYGGQAVGLTGKDGGLIRARKLQMPDRENPGKFLDIGFVGEIDAINPAVVKALQDDAFIPIISPIGFGEDGQAYNINADVVAGKIAEILKAEKLIMMTNIAGVQDKQGNLLTDLSAREIDEMFADGTISGGMLPKISSALDAAKSGVNTVHIIDGRIEHSLLLEVLTEQAFGTMIRSH, encoded by the coding sequence ATGACCGATATTACCAATCCTGCCGCCGATCTGAGTGCCGTTGCCCCGCAGATCAAGGCGCAAATCCTGGCCGAAGCGCTGCCCTACATTCGCAAGTTTCATGGCAAGACCATCGTCGTGAAATACGGCGGCAACGCGATGACCGAAGAGCGGCTCAAGCACGGCTTCGCGCGCGACGTGATTTTATTGAAACTGGTCGGCATGAATCCGGTCGTGGTCCATGGCGGCGGTCCCCAGATCGACAACGCGCTCAAGAAGATCGGCAAGCAGGGCACGTTCGTGCAAGGCATGCGCATCACCGATGAAGAAACCATGGAAGTGGTGGAGTGGGTGCTGGGCGGCGAAGTGCAGCAGGATATCGTCATGCTGATCAATCACTATGGCGGCCAGGCAGTCGGCCTGACCGGCAAGGATGGCGGCCTGATCCGCGCGCGCAAGTTGCAAATGCCGGACCGTGAAAATCCTGGCAAGTTTCTTGATATCGGTTTCGTCGGCGAGATCGATGCAATCAACCCGGCCGTGGTCAAGGCCTTGCAGGACGACGCCTTCATCCCGATCATTTCGCCGATCGGTTTCGGCGAAGATGGACAAGCGTACAACATCAATGCCGATGTGGTCGCGGGCAAGATTGCCGAAATCCTGAAAGCCGAAAAGCTGATCATGATGACCAATATCGCCGGCGTGCAGGACAAGCAGGGCAATCTGCTGACCGACCTGTCGGCACGCGAGATCGATGAGATGTTCGCCGACGGCACGATCTCCGGCGGCATGCTGCCGAAGATTTCATCGGCGCTGGATGCTGCCAAGTCCGGCGTCAATACCGTGCACATCATCGATGGCCGCATCGAGCATTCGCTGCTGCTCGAAGTGCTGACCGAACAGGCGTTCGGTACGATGATCCGTTCGCATTAA
- a CDS encoding cysteine-rich CWC family protein, whose product MSTCSKCGISFTCGMVDATPEEACWCTQLPALSQSAYLQDDAKAATCLCRKCLSERIAMQQKDHSKTG is encoded by the coding sequence ATGAGCACCTGCAGCAAGTGCGGTATATCGTTTACATGCGGCATGGTGGATGCCACGCCGGAAGAGGCTTGCTGGTGTACGCAATTGCCGGCCTTGTCCCAAAGCGCCTATCTGCAAGATGACGCGAAGGCAGCGACTTGCTTGTGCCGGAAATGCCTGAGCGAACGGATCGCCATGCAGCAAAAGGACCATTCAAAAACGGGTTGA
- a CDS encoding MlaE family ABC transporter permease — protein MPNQQAPALQISQEHPPRAVATGIWQVHALARQSVMNELEALLRKTAGKSGIAWDLSGVEALDHIGAQLLWNAWGRRRPGMLVVAPAHEDIFARIEQAGTLSLPRASHQRWYTGASLHRALHKFTGHTLGFVALIGQLVLDLGTFAMRPQRGPWKEISSNIFHIGYQALGITALVGFLIGVVLSYLSAQQLHTFGGDIYLVNILGMSIIRELGPLLAAILVAGRSGSAITAQLGVMRVTEELDAMLVMGMPHGFRLILPKVIALAICMPLLVIWTDAVALAGGMAAAQLELGLSAHYFLQELPNAVPPANYWIGIGKGIVFGSLIALVACHFGLRIKPNTESLGQGTTLSVVTAITVVILADAVFAIVFKGVGFY, from the coding sequence ATGCCAAATCAACAAGCCCCTGCATTGCAAATCAGTCAGGAACATCCGCCACGCGCCGTAGCGACCGGTATCTGGCAGGTTCACGCCTTGGCCCGCCAATCCGTCATGAACGAACTGGAAGCTTTGCTGCGCAAGACTGCGGGCAAGTCCGGCATCGCCTGGGATTTGTCCGGCGTCGAAGCGCTCGACCATATCGGCGCGCAATTGCTGTGGAATGCCTGGGGCCGCCGACGGCCTGGCATGCTGGTCGTCGCGCCCGCGCATGAAGACATTTTTGCGCGCATCGAACAGGCCGGCACACTCAGCTTGCCCAGAGCGTCGCACCAGCGCTGGTATACCGGTGCTAGCCTGCACCGCGCATTGCACAAGTTCACCGGGCACACACTGGGATTTGTCGCATTGATCGGCCAACTCGTACTCGATCTCGGCACCTTTGCGATGCGGCCGCAACGTGGTCCATGGAAAGAAATTTCCTCGAATATCTTCCATATCGGTTATCAGGCATTGGGGATCACCGCACTAGTAGGATTTTTGATCGGGGTGGTGCTGTCCTATCTGTCGGCACAGCAACTGCATACCTTCGGCGGCGATATCTACCTGGTCAATATTCTCGGCATGAGCATCATCCGCGAGCTTGGCCCGCTGCTCGCGGCAATTCTTGTTGCCGGCCGTTCCGGTTCGGCGATCACCGCGCAACTGGGCGTCATGCGTGTCACCGAAGAACTCGATGCCATGCTCGTGATGGGCATGCCGCATGGCTTCCGCCTGATTTTGCCGAAAGTGATTGCGCTTGCCATCTGCATGCCGCTGCTGGTGATCTGGACCGATGCGGTGGCGCTGGCGGGCGGCATGGCGGCCGCGCAGCTGGAACTCGGCTTGTCGGCGCATTACTTTCTTCAGGAATTGCCGAATGCGGTGCCGCCAGCCAATTATTGGATAGGCATTGGCAAGGGCATTGTCTTCGGCAGCCTGATCGCACTGGTCGCCTGCCACTTCGGTTTGCGCATCAAGCCCAACACGGAAAGCCTGGGCCAGGGCACGACCTTGTCGGTGGTGACCGCGATCACGGTGGTGATTCTGGCCGATGCGGTGTTTGCAATCGTTTTCAAGGGAGTGGGGTTCTACTGA